The nucleotide window CGACGGCCAACGCCTTCGTCCTCAGAGGAGCGAAACCCGTCTTCGTCGATATCCGTCCTGACACTCTGAACATGGACGAAGCCTGTGTCGACGCCGCCGCCGGGCCGAAGACCCGGGTCATCGTTCCCGTCCATTACGGCGGCACGGCCTGCGAAATGGACGCCGTCGAACACATCGCCCGGCGCTGCGGCGCCGCCGTCGTCGAGGACGCCGCCCAGGCCATCGAGGCCCGTTATCGCGACCGGCCCCTGGGAACCCTGGGCCCGCTCGGCGCCCTGAGTTTCCACGAAACAAAGAACGTCTCCTGCGGCGAAGGCGGCGCCCTGTTCATCAACGATCCGGCCTTCATCGAAAGGGCCGAAATTCTCCGGGAAAAAGGGACGGACCGGAGCAAATTCTTCCGGGGCGAGGTCGACAAGTACACCTGGGTGGACATCGGATCGTCCTTCCTGCCGTCCGATCTTCAGGCGGCCTTTCTCCTGGCTCAGCTCGAAAACCTGGATATCGCCATGGACCGCCGCCGCCGGATTTATGAAATCTACCGGGAGGCTCTCGTCCCCCTGGAGTCGGCGGGTTCGGTGAAACTTCCCGTCATTCCCGGCCATTGCCGGAGCAATTATCATCTGTTTTATCTTCTCTGCGAAACGGAAAAGGTCCGCGATGCGCTTTTGGCCTTTCTCAAAACGCGGGGCATTCTGGCCGTTTTTCATTACCTGCCCCTGCATCTTTCCCCGATGGGCCGGACGTTCGGCGGCCGCGAAAATCAATGTCCGGTGGCGGAGTCCGTGAGCTGCAGACTGATCCGCCTTCCCTTTTACAACGATCTGTCGCCGGAGGATCAGGACACCGTCATCCGCGGCGTCCGGGATTTCTTCGCCCGATAGCGACCGTCGCCTTGACACATGAGGGACACGGGCCTAAACTGTCCCCTTACTCTTCCCAAAAGGAGCCGAGCATGACCGAAATCCGTTTCCACGGCCGCGGCGGTCAGGGCACCGTCGTCGCCTCGAAAATCCTGGCCGACGCCATCGCCGCCGAGGGCAACTACGTCCAGGCCTACCCCGAGTTCGGTGTGGAACGGCGGGGTTCTCCCGTCGTCGCCTTCATCCGCATCGACACCACGCCGATCTACGACAAAAGCCGGATCTACGCGCCCGGCCATGTCGTCGTCGTCGACCCGACCCTTGTCGACGCCGTCGACGTCACCGAGGGCCTCCGGGACGGCGGGACGATCATCGTCAACAGCGACCGCAAACCCTCGGACTTCAAGTTCCCCGAAAAATTCAAGGTTCGAACCATCAACGCCACCGAAATCGCCGTCCGGAACAAACTGGGCAGCCTGGCCGCCCCCATTGTCAACACGGCCATCATCGGCGCCGTCATCCGCTTTCTCGGCCTGACCCAACTCGAATCCCTCGTCCAAGCCATCCAGGAAGGCATCCCCATC belongs to Acidobacteriota bacterium and includes:
- the rffA gene encoding dTDP-4-amino-4,6-dideoxygalactose transaminase, which produces MIKIPFNRPHLFGNELLYMQQAVEAGHISGDGVFTRRCREFLEQRYGVSRVLLTASGTAALEMAALLCRIGPGDEVILPAFTFVSTANAFVLRGAKPVFVDIRPDTLNMDEACVDAAAGPKTRVIVPVHYGGTACEMDAVEHIARRCGAAVVEDAAQAIEARYRDRPLGTLGPLGALSFHETKNVSCGEGGALFINDPAFIERAEILREKGTDRSKFFRGEVDKYTWVDIGSSFLPSDLQAAFLLAQLENLDIAMDRRRRIYEIYREALVPLESAGSVKLPVIPGHCRSNYHLFYLLCETEKVRDALLAFLKTRGILAVFHYLPLHLSPMGRTFGGRENQCPVAESVSCRLIRLPFYNDLSPEDQDTVIRGVRDFFAR
- a CDS encoding 2-oxoacid:acceptor oxidoreductase family protein; translated protein: MTEIRFHGRGGQGTVVASKILADAIAAEGNYVQAYPEFGVERRGSPVVAFIRIDTTPIYDKSRIYAPGHVVVVDPTLVDAVDVTEGLRDGGTIIVNSDRKPSDFKFPEKFKVRTINATEIAVRNKLGSLAAPIVNTAIIGAVIRFLGLTQLESLVQAIQEGIPIKPEDNVKAAREAYEQAGQEA